One Pseudorhodoplanes sinuspersici DNA segment encodes these proteins:
- a CDS encoding sensor domain-containing diguanylate cyclase: MQLFRTLFQRLFPGKESDNVMSRPEPDFRTIAENSSDIIIDLGPDKRAAYVSPSCTRLLGWLPEELIGRGPEVFILPQYIAAIEEDMAAFADGKQDEGKLVMQVRAKDDRLLWVEARARVVRDRKTGQMNRLIVTMRDIDDRKQFEDQMAALAMTDGLTGVLNRRAFDESLAREWEHTVRTSGQMSLLLLDIDHFKDFNDTYGHQAGDDCLRVVAAAIRSGLKRPTDILARYGGEEFAVILPDVDASGAVEIAGRIRQAVANMKIPHLKSQTGRGKVTASIGVATALARNGGTIRMPEGLLLAADTALYKAKRNGRNRVDTALLLAPGGSTNVA, translated from the coding sequence ATGCAGCTATTCCGCACCCTCTTTCAAAGACTCTTTCCGGGCAAGGAGTCGGACAATGTGATGTCCAGACCGGAGCCAGATTTCCGCACGATTGCCGAAAACAGCTCCGATATCATCATTGATTTAGGCCCGGACAAACGAGCTGCATATGTTTCGCCGTCCTGCACCCGCCTTCTGGGGTGGTTGCCCGAGGAATTGATTGGGCGCGGTCCGGAAGTCTTTATTCTGCCCCAATATATCGCCGCGATCGAAGAGGACATGGCCGCGTTTGCTGACGGCAAACAGGACGAGGGAAAACTCGTCATGCAGGTCCGCGCCAAAGACGACCGGCTGCTCTGGGTCGAAGCGAGAGCACGGGTCGTCCGGGACAGGAAAACCGGCCAGATGAACCGACTGATCGTCACCATGCGTGACATCGATGACCGCAAGCAGTTCGAAGATCAAATGGCCGCCCTGGCCATGACCGATGGACTGACGGGTGTCTTGAATCGTCGTGCCTTTGACGAATCTCTCGCGCGGGAATGGGAGCACACTGTCCGAACGAGCGGGCAGATGTCGCTCCTGTTGCTCGATATCGACCATTTCAAGGACTTCAACGACACTTACGGACATCAGGCTGGGGACGATTGCCTGCGAGTCGTGGCGGCTGCGATACGCAGTGGTCTTAAACGTCCAACCGACATTCTTGCGCGATATGGTGGTGAGGAATTTGCTGTCATCCTTCCCGATGTCGACGCATCAGGCGCGGTGGAGATTGCCGGGCGCATTCGTCAGGCGGTCGCGAACATGAAAATTCCGCACCTCAAAAGCCAAACGGGACGCGGCAAAGTAACAGCGAGCATCGGAGTCGCGACGGCGCTTGCACGGAATGGTGGCACGATCCGAATGCCGGAGGGTTTGTTGCTTGCGGCTGATACCGCGCTTTACAAGGCGAAACGAAATGGCCGTAACCGCGTGGACACCGCGCTTTTGTTGGCGCCGGGAGGGTCAACGAACGTGGCCTGA
- a CDS encoding allantoate amidohydrolase, with amino-acid sequence MTKAADIGADVVRLGRRAEAMLSELGAISSDPNRLVRLFLTPEHRRAADLVASWMRDAGMTVTEDALGTVRGHWRPELKKRFLTGSHIDTVIDAGKYDGPLGVVAGILAIEEIAARGLDLPFGIDVLAFGDEEGSRFRSTLSSSLACVGKFDRATLSDHDRNGVTLADAIVAYGKRIDEITAAAYDPANVAGFLEVHIEQGPVLEAENLPLGVVTGIIGQTRMRVVVLGAAGHAGTVPMRMRHDALTGASELMLAIERTALDNEADGMVATVGRIEASPGATNVIPGRVGFSLEFRSVNDAKRKAAIEQVKADAQRMALRRKLEVAFESFYETETTACTPVMQDMLENVITTFGHKPMRIPSGAGHDAQVMAGFCPTAMMFVRCRGGISHNPAEFASESDMGLAVIALTDFVEAYASTERS; translated from the coding sequence ATGACGAAAGCAGCCGACATTGGTGCTGATGTTGTGCGGCTCGGCCGGCGAGCCGAGGCGATGTTGTCGGAACTCGGCGCGATCTCGTCCGATCCCAATCGCCTCGTCCGTCTGTTCCTGACGCCCGAACATCGCCGCGCTGCCGATCTCGTTGCGTCATGGATGCGCGACGCTGGCATGACGGTGACCGAGGATGCGCTCGGCACGGTACGCGGTCACTGGCGACCCGAACTGAAGAAGCGATTCCTGACCGGCTCGCACATCGACACGGTCATCGATGCCGGCAAATACGATGGGCCGCTTGGTGTCGTTGCCGGCATTCTGGCGATCGAGGAAATCGCAGCGCGCGGCCTCGACCTGCCATTCGGGATCGATGTGCTGGCCTTCGGCGACGAGGAGGGTTCGCGTTTTCGCTCGACGCTGTCGTCGTCGCTGGCCTGTGTCGGCAAGTTCGATCGCGCGACCTTGTCCGACCATGATCGCAATGGGGTGACGCTTGCGGATGCGATTGTTGCCTATGGCAAGCGTATCGATGAGATAACGGCCGCCGCTTACGATCCGGCCAACGTCGCAGGATTTCTTGAGGTGCATATCGAGCAGGGACCTGTGCTGGAGGCGGAGAATCTGCCGCTGGGTGTCGTGACCGGCATCATCGGGCAGACCCGTATGCGTGTGGTCGTTCTGGGCGCTGCAGGCCACGCCGGGACGGTGCCGATGCGCATGCGCCATGACGCACTGACGGGTGCATCCGAACTCATGCTTGCGATCGAGCGGACCGCATTGGACAACGAAGCCGACGGCATGGTGGCAACAGTCGGTCGCATCGAAGCATCGCCCGGCGCAACCAATGTTATTCCAGGCCGTGTTGGTTTCTCGCTCGAATTTCGCTCCGTCAACGATGCGAAACGCAAGGCTGCGATCGAGCAGGTGAAGGCCGATGCACAACGCATGGCGCTGCGTCGCAAGTTGGAAGTCGCGTTCGAGTCGTTTTATGAGACGGAGACCACCGCTTGCACGCCGGTCATGCAGGACATGCTGGAGAACGTGATCACGACCTTTGGCCACAAGCCGATGCGCATTCCGTCCGGTGCGGGTCATGATGCGCAGGTGATGGCAGGCTTTTGCCCAACCGCCATGATGTTCGTGCGTTGCCGCGGCGGCATCAGTCACAATCCGGCGGAGTTCGCGAGCGAGAGCGATATGGGGCTTGCGGTTATTGCGCTGACGGATTTTGTGGAGGCCTACGCGTCAACGGAAAGATCCTGA
- a CDS encoding urate hydroxylase PuuD, with translation MDVFIGEWGNLLLRWAHMIVGIGWIGTSFYFIALDYSLNQQERKSPGVFGTAWQVHGGGFYHVEKFTVAPPNLPPHLHWFKWEAYLTWVTGFGLLIIQYYFHASAYLIDPAVMPLEPWQAIAISIASLLVGWFIYDGLCRFFGDRTVPLAASVFLLILLAAVLYTKVFSGRGSFIHVGAFIGTIMAFNVFVTIIPGQRIMVGQLLRGEEPEAKYGKVAKQRSLHNNYLTLPVLLMMVSPHYPFLSAHPHAWMVVALILIVGGLFRHILNRIDIGEPWEKYGWAAPMAAFALICAIFVTAPRQMADTGPVISDSEVLAMTAKHCTMCHARRPTHESFKEPPKNVTLETLADLKRYSQLIMIQTVRNKAMPLGNQTHMTDEEREQLGRWLRAH, from the coding sequence ATGGACGTTTTCATCGGAGAATGGGGCAATCTCCTCTTACGCTGGGCCCACATGATCGTGGGGATCGGCTGGATCGGCACGTCCTTCTATTTCATCGCCCTCGATTATTCGCTGAACCAGCAGGAGCGCAAAAGCCCCGGCGTGTTCGGCACGGCCTGGCAAGTGCATGGCGGTGGCTTCTATCACGTCGAGAAGTTCACCGTCGCGCCACCGAACCTGCCGCCACATCTGCACTGGTTCAAGTGGGAGGCCTATCTCACCTGGGTCACCGGTTTCGGCCTCCTCATCATCCAGTATTATTTTCATGCCAGCGCCTATCTGATCGATCCAGCAGTGATGCCGCTTGAGCCATGGCAGGCGATCGCGATCTCGATCGCGTCGCTGCTAGTCGGCTGGTTCATCTATGATGGTCTGTGCCGCTTCTTCGGCGACCGTACTGTGCCGCTTGCGGCCTCTGTGTTTCTTTTGATCCTGCTGGCGGCGGTGCTTTACACCAAGGTGTTTTCCGGACGCGGTTCTTTCATCCATGTCGGCGCCTTCATCGGCACCATCATGGCTTTCAACGTGTTTGTGACGATCATTCCTGGCCAGCGCATCATGGTCGGGCAGTTGCTGCGCGGCGAAGAACCTGAGGCGAAATACGGCAAGGTTGCCAAGCAGCGCTCGCTGCACAACAACTATCTGACGCTGCCTGTGCTGCTGATGATGGTGTCGCCGCATTATCCGTTCCTGTCGGCGCATCCGCATGCCTGGATGGTGGTGGCGCTGATCCTGATCGTCGGCGGATTATTCCGGCACATCCTGAACCGCATCGACATCGGCGAGCCATGGGAGAAATACGGCTGGGCGGCGCCAATGGCTGCATTCGCATTGATCTGCGCCATCTTCGTTACCGCACCGCGCCAGATGGCGGATACCGGTCCTGTGATTTCCGATTCCGAGGTGCTGGCGATGACGGCCAAGCACTGCACCATGTGCCATGCGCGGCGGCCGACACATGAAAGCTTCAAGGAGCCGCCGAAGAACGTGACGCTGGAAACGCTGGCCGATCTCAAGCGTTACTCTCAGCTCATTATGATCCAGACCGTTCGCAATAAGGCCATGCCGCTCGGTAACCAGACGCACATGACCGATGAGGAGCGCGAACAGCTTGGCCGCTGGCTGCGTGCGCATTGA
- a CDS encoding quinone oxidoreductase family protein: protein MVAAVRVHKHGGPEVLTFEDIEVAAPGQGQIRIKQYACGVNFIDTYFRIGMYPSPVGLPFVSGNEGAGEVVAVGPGVTDIKVGDRVAYVTALGGYAEERLLPADRAVKIPDNISYEQAAGMMLKGMTAQYLVNRTYKVTKGSTVLMHAAAGGVGQILCQWANHLGATVIGTVGSKEKGEIAKANGCRHVIYYRDEDFPTRVKEITDGKLCDVVYDGIGKTTFPASLDCIRPLGMFASFGSASGQIDAFNINILQTKGSLFATRPTLNNYVAKREDLLATANDLFNVIASGAVKIPINQKYALKDAQQAHRDLESRETTGSSILVP from the coding sequence ATGGTTGCAGCGGTCCGGGTACATAAACATGGCGGTCCCGAGGTGCTGACATTCGAGGATATCGAAGTCGCGGCGCCCGGGCAGGGACAGATCCGGATCAAGCAATATGCCTGCGGGGTGAACTTCATCGACACCTATTTCCGCATCGGCATGTATCCGTCACCGGTCGGCCTGCCGTTCGTGTCGGGCAATGAGGGCGCGGGCGAAGTCGTTGCGGTCGGTCCTGGCGTCACCGATATCAAGGTCGGCGATCGGGTGGCTTATGTCACCGCTCTGGGTGGTTACGCCGAGGAGCGGCTGCTGCCGGCCGATCGTGCGGTGAAAATCCCAGACAACATTTCCTACGAACAGGCTGCCGGCATGATGCTGAAAGGCATGACCGCGCAATATCTCGTCAATCGCACCTACAAGGTCACCAAGGGCTCGACGGTGCTGATGCATGCCGCAGCCGGCGGCGTCGGCCAGATCCTGTGCCAGTGGGCGAACCACCTTGGTGCCACCGTGATCGGCACCGTCGGATCGAAAGAGAAAGGCGAGATCGCCAAGGCCAATGGTTGTCGCCACGTGATCTATTATCGCGATGAGGATTTCCCGACGCGGGTGAAGGAGATCACCGACGGCAAGCTGTGCGACGTCGTCTATGACGGCATTGGCAAGACCACCTTCCCGGCATCGCTGGACTGCATTCGCCCGCTCGGCATGTTCGCGAGCTTCGGCTCGGCCTCCGGTCAGATCGACGCCTTCAACATCAATATCCTGCAGACCAAGGGCTCGCTCTTTGCGACCCGGCCGACGCTGAACAATTATGTTGCCAAGCGCGAGGATCTGCTTGCCACCGCCAACGACCTGTTCAATGTCATTGCCAGCGGCGCGGTGAAAATCCCGATCAACCAGAAATACGCCCTGAAGGATGCGCAGCAGGCGCACCGGGATCTCGAAAGCCGCGAGACCACGGGATCGTCGATCCTGGTTCCGTAA
- a CDS encoding SDR family oxidoreductase, with protein sequence MTDRQIVLITGGGRGIGAATARLAAQCGYDVAINYKSNADAAANVVKDVEGSGGRAIAVQGDMAQEADVERLFKEVDAFGPLRHLVYNSGVTGKNSRFEAVSTQTLRENVDVNVMGAFFTARAAIPRISTKHGGRGGSIVFLSSVQSRLGAAGEYAWYAATKGAVDSLTIGLSRELAGEGIRVNAVSPGPIDTEIHEPGRKERVSPMLPTGRFGTPQEVAEAILFLISDKASYTSGTILTVSGAR encoded by the coding sequence ATGACCGACAGACAGATTGTTCTCATCACCGGCGGTGGCCGGGGCATCGGCGCCGCAACCGCACGGCTTGCCGCGCAATGCGGCTACGATGTCGCCATCAACTACAAGAGCAATGCGGATGCGGCGGCAAACGTCGTCAAGGATGTCGAAGGCAGCGGTGGCCGCGCGATCGCGGTCCAGGGCGACATGGCGCAGGAGGCCGATGTCGAGCGCCTGTTCAAGGAGGTCGATGCGTTCGGGCCGCTGCGCCATCTCGTTTATAACAGCGGTGTCACCGGCAAGAATTCGCGTTTCGAAGCGGTGTCGACGCAGACGCTGCGCGAGAATGTCGATGTCAATGTCATGGGTGCATTCTTTACGGCCCGTGCGGCGATCCCGCGGATCTCCACAAAGCATGGTGGCCGCGGCGGTTCGATCGTGTTTTTGTCATCGGTGCAATCGCGGCTCGGTGCGGCCGGAGAGTATGCCTGGTATGCGGCGACCAAGGGGGCAGTGGATTCGCTGACCATTGGGCTGTCGCGCGAACTGGCGGGCGAGGGCATCCGTGTCAATGCGGTCTCACCCGGTCCGATCGATACGGAGATCCATGAACCTGGCCGGAAGGAGCGTGTCTCCCCGATGCTTCCGACCGGACGGTTCGGCACGCCACAGGAGGTGGCGGAGGCGATATTGTTCCTGATCTCGGACAAGGCCAGCTACACCAGCGGTACGATCCTGACCGTATCGGGCGCGCGGTAG
- a CDS encoding TerC family protein, translating to MLHLLTDPHAWLALVTLSVLEIVLGIDNIVFISVLISRLPKRQAKLARQIGLGLAFIFRVALLLTLTWIMRLTAPVFAILGNEFSWRDLILIAGGLFLLAKGTSEIHAEVEAEYEEEQSSGGSNGFGWVIAQLVAIDLVFSLDSIITAIGLAQDVEIMIAAVMIAMLVMYFAAVPVSAFIQKYPTTKMLALSFLLLIGVALVADGLGFHIPRGYIYFAMAFAGAVEVFNVLALRNRRKRPKTLTRK from the coding sequence ATGCTTCACTTGTTGACCGATCCACATGCCTGGCTTGCGCTGGTGACCCTCTCGGTGCTCGAGATCGTGCTCGGCATCGACAACATCGTCTTTATCTCCGTTTTGATTTCGCGGTTGCCGAAGCGGCAGGCCAAGCTCGCGCGACAGATCGGGCTCGGCCTTGCCTTCATCTTTCGCGTCGCGCTGCTGCTGACATTGACCTGGATCATGCGGCTCACCGCGCCGGTCTTTGCGATCCTCGGCAACGAGTTTTCCTGGCGCGACCTGATCCTGATCGCCGGCGGCTTGTTCCTGCTCGCCAAGGGCACAAGCGAAATCCACGCAGAGGTCGAGGCCGAATACGAAGAGGAGCAATCCAGCGGTGGTAGCAATGGTTTTGGCTGGGTCATAGCGCAACTGGTTGCGATCGACCTCGTCTTCTCGCTCGACTCCATCATCACCGCGATCGGCCTTGCGCAGGATGTCGAAATCATGATCGCAGCGGTGATGATCGCGATGCTGGTGATGTATTTCGCCGCCGTGCCGGTCTCGGCCTTCATCCAGAAATATCCGACCACCAAGATGCTGGCGCTGTCGTTCCTCTTGCTGATCGGCGTCGCGCTGGTGGCCGACGGTCTCGGTTTCCACATTCCGCGCGGCTATATTTACTTCGCAATGGCCTTTGCGGGTGCGGTCGAGGTGTTTAACGTGCTCGCGCTTCGCAACCGGCGTAAACGACCAAAAACACTGACCCGGAAGTAA
- a CDS encoding CDP-alcohol phosphatidyltransferase family protein, with protein sequence MHDANDSANRPIDRVAPMRPFLVHIFTACGAGCALLALLAAARADWVTMFVWLAIALLIDGVDGTLARHFRVAERLPRWSGNALDLVVDFTTYVFVPAFAFATGGLLPSPVAVPLAIAIVVTSALYFADQQMKTADNYFRGFPALWNAAAFHLFILKLPDWVAAAIVATLVCLTFMPLRVLHPFRVTQLRVVNLAVMALWCVLGAYALVAALDPGTIIAWSLAALAVYFLTIGLATADD encoded by the coding sequence ATGCATGATGCCAACGACAGCGCGAACCGGCCGATCGATCGGGTAGCGCCGATGCGTCCTTTTCTCGTTCACATCTTTACCGCCTGTGGCGCCGGCTGCGCCCTGCTGGCGCTGCTGGCCGCGGCGCGCGCCGACTGGGTGACGATGTTCGTGTGGCTGGCGATCGCGCTGTTGATCGATGGCGTCGATGGGACCTTGGCACGGCACTTTCGGGTTGCGGAAAGGCTGCCGCGCTGGTCCGGCAATGCGCTCGACCTCGTGGTCGATTTCACCACTTATGTGTTCGTGCCGGCCTTTGCGTTCGCGACCGGCGGATTGCTGCCATCGCCTGTCGCCGTTCCGCTGGCCATCGCCATCGTCGTGACCAGCGCGCTTTATTTCGCCGATCAGCAGATGAAGACGGCCGACAATTACTTCCGCGGCTTTCCCGCCCTGTGGAACGCTGCCGCCTTTCATCTGTTTATCTTGAAGCTGCCGGATTGGGTGGCAGCCGCCATTGTGGCAACTCTCGTCTGTCTCACCTTCATGCCGCTGCGGGTTCTTCATCCTTTTCGCGTTACTCAGCTTCGCGTGGTCAATCTCGCGGTGATGGCCTTGTGGTGTGTACTTGGCGCCTATGCTCTTGTGGCCGCGCTCGATCCCGGAACGATTATCGCATGGTCTTTGGCCGCGCTGGCGGTGTATTTCCTGACGATCGGGTTGGCGACGGCGGATGACTGA
- a CDS encoding UbiH/UbiF family hydroxylase: MNAGSLTADVAVVGGGPSGLTAALALASAGLDTVLVAPPAPSDNRTTALLASSIAALETLVVWEACRDKAAPLRTLRIVDDTGRLWRAPEARFEADEIGLEAFAYNIENRHLIAALETAAAHRLNLRVIEDEAAMVSASDDLAHIRTARGTEIDARLVVGADGRHSICRATAGIEMHAQRYPQIALTFNIAHSRPHHDISTEFHTEAGPFTTVPLPGNRSSIVCVVTEKDAHHLQTLSGETLDCELERRSHSILGKVKTEPGYGIFPLAIESASLAAAHRIALIGEAAHRIPPIGAQGLNLGLRDAAAIAEVAADHRDDPGAPDALSRYENMRRADVMSRTLAVDLLNRSLLSGFLPIQGLRGLGMHVLNTVGPLRRAVMREGVMPRGSQPRLMRGEALR, translated from the coding sequence ATGAATGCAGGATCATTAACGGCAGATGTCGCGGTCGTCGGCGGCGGGCCGTCGGGGCTCACGGCGGCCTTGGCTCTCGCGTCGGCGGGCCTCGATACGGTGCTGGTGGCCCCTCCTGCACCATCCGACAATCGCACCACGGCCCTGCTCGCCAGTTCCATCGCAGCGCTTGAAACACTCGTCGTCTGGGAGGCCTGCCGCGACAAGGCCGCGCCGCTTCGCACCCTGCGCATCGTCGACGATACCGGGCGGCTGTGGCGTGCGCCGGAGGCGCGGTTTGAGGCGGACGAAATCGGTCTTGAGGCCTTCGCCTATAACATCGAGAACCGGCATCTGATCGCGGCGCTCGAAACCGCCGCCGCGCATCGGCTGAATTTGCGCGTGATCGAAGATGAAGCCGCCATGGTCAGCGCCAGCGATGATCTTGCGCATATCCGCACCGCTCGCGGAACCGAAATCGACGCCCGGCTGGTCGTTGGCGCCGATGGCCGCCATTCGATCTGCCGGGCCACAGCCGGCATCGAGATGCATGCTCAGCGCTATCCGCAAATTGCGCTAACCTTCAACATTGCGCATAGCCGTCCGCACCACGACATCTCGACCGAATTCCACACCGAAGCCGGGCCCTTCACCACCGTGCCGTTGCCGGGCAACCGCTCCAGCATTGTCTGCGTGGTGACGGAGAAAGATGCGCACCACCTGCAGACATTGTCTGGCGAGACGCTCGATTGCGAGCTTGAACGCCGCTCGCATTCGATCCTCGGCAAGGTGAAGACGGAGCCCGGCTACGGCATTTTCCCGCTCGCCATTGAGTCCGCCAGCCTCGCTGCCGCGCACCGGATCGCGTTGATCGGCGAAGCTGCGCACCGCATTCCCCCGATCGGCGCGCAGGGGCTCAATCTCGGCCTGCGCGATGCCGCGGCCATTGCCGAAGTCGCCGCCGACCATCGCGACGATCCCGGCGCGCCGGACGCGCTCAGCCGCTATGAGAACATGCGCCGCGCCGACGTGATGAGCCGGACGCTGGCGGTCGATCTTCTCAACCGTTCGCTGCTCTCCGGTTTCCTGCCGATCCAGGGGCTGCGCGGGCTCGGCATGCACGTGTTGAACACCGTTGGCCCGTTGCGCCGTGCCGTGATGCGCGAGGGCGTGATGCCGCGCGGTTCGCAGCCCCGGCTGATGCGCGGTGAAGCGTTGCGCTGA
- a CDS encoding CaiB/BaiF CoA transferase family protein encodes MQPLSGIKVLDLTNLLPGPLATLMLAEAGAEVLKIERPGGDDMRGYQPEWNGTGAAFGLLNRGKKSFILDLKSEKGADRLRLLLQDVDVLVEQFRPGIMDKLGFGYAAVREVNPHLIYCSITGYGQSGHRAQEAGHDLNYIGHTGLLALQPGPTDRPVVPPALIADIGGGTFPAVINILLALRQRDLTGQGCHLDIAMTDAMFTFAWHALARRFATERCPAPGESELCGGSPRYQLYPAKDGGLIACAALEDHFWRRFASVIGLDPTLTDDRRDPAATMAAVAALIATRSAAEWEPVFAKADCCLTIVRSLDDALSDPHFIQRGLFSRRLRGLDGGTMPALPLPIAPQFRGPADDEKPVPPLSQAETGW; translated from the coding sequence ATGCAACCCTTGTCCGGCATCAAGGTGCTCGACCTCACGAACCTGCTGCCGGGACCGCTCGCGACCCTCATGCTCGCGGAAGCTGGAGCGGAGGTGTTGAAGATCGAACGGCCCGGTGGCGACGACATGCGCGGCTATCAGCCGGAATGGAATGGCACCGGAGCGGCCTTTGGCCTTCTTAACCGGGGCAAGAAGTCATTCATCCTCGATCTGAAGTCGGAGAAGGGTGCGGATCGTCTTCGCTTGCTGCTTCAGGATGTTGACGTATTGGTTGAGCAATTCCGCCCAGGCATTATGGACAAGCTCGGCTTCGGATATGCCGCCGTGCGCGAAGTGAATCCGCACCTGATTTATTGCTCGATTACCGGATACGGCCAATCCGGCCACCGTGCGCAGGAGGCCGGGCACGATCTCAATTATATCGGCCATACCGGGCTGCTGGCGCTGCAACCTGGCCCCACGGACCGCCCAGTGGTGCCGCCGGCACTGATCGCCGATATCGGTGGCGGCACCTTTCCGGCGGTGATCAACATCCTGCTGGCGCTCCGACAGCGCGACCTGACGGGGCAGGGGTGCCATCTCGATATCGCGATGACGGATGCGATGTTCACCTTCGCCTGGCATGCGTTGGCGCGCCGCTTTGCTACGGAGCGGTGTCCGGCGCCGGGTGAAAGCGAATTGTGCGGCGGCTCGCCGCGCTATCAGCTTTATCCGGCAAAGGACGGTGGCCTCATTGCCTGCGCCGCCCTGGAGGATCATTTCTGGAGGCGTTTTGCTTCCGTCATCGGTCTCGATCCAACACTCACCGATGACCGCCGCGATCCCGCTGCAACAATGGCGGCGGTGGCCGCATTGATCGCCACGCGGAGCGCCGCCGAGTGGGAGCCTGTTTTCGCCAAGGCCGATTGCTGCCTGACCATCGTGCGCTCGCTCGACGATGCGTTGAGCGATCCGCACTTCATCCAACGAGGATTGTTCAGCCGGCGTCTCCGTGGCCTCGACGGCGGTACGATGCCGGCCCTTCCGCTGCCCATCGCTCCGCAATTCCGCGGTCCGGCGGACGATGAAAAGCCGGTGCCGCCGCTTTCCCAGGCAGAAACCGGGTGGTGA
- a CDS encoding AEC family transporter, which translates to MIEVLNLALPYFGLILLGYACGRIKQIPDTGLAWMNFFIVYVALPCLFYRIVAKTPLEQLANVSFVLGTTLSTLIAFTLALAIALIGRRTMPQATIAGLAGGYGNIGYMGPGLALSTLGTESAAPVALIFCFDSILLFSLVPLLMAIGGSDRRGFWRSALHIIRSIVLHPFIIATVLGVASAAVHFEPPVALDRLMQFLQNASAPCALFVLGVTVALRPFPKLHWDVPAIVPIKLILHPLIVFFVLGWFGPFSASWTYAAVLMAALPPALNVFILARQYDVWVEEASGSVLIGTLVSVVTLTGMMWMIKAGVLPATPF; encoded by the coding sequence ATGATCGAAGTCCTCAACCTGGCGCTGCCGTATTTCGGCTTGATCCTGCTTGGCTATGCCTGCGGGCGGATCAAGCAGATCCCGGATACCGGGCTAGCCTGGATGAATTTCTTCATCGTCTATGTCGCGCTGCCCTGCCTGTTTTACCGGATCGTGGCCAAGACTCCGCTGGAACAATTGGCCAATGTCTCGTTCGTGCTAGGCACGACCTTGTCCACGCTCATCGCCTTCACGCTGGCCCTTGCCATCGCCTTGATCGGCCGGCGGACCATGCCGCAGGCGACCATCGCGGGCCTTGCCGGCGGCTATGGCAATATCGGTTACATGGGTCCGGGGCTGGCGCTATCGACGCTCGGCACTGAATCGGCCGCGCCTGTGGCGCTGATCTTCTGCTTCGACAGCATCCTGTTATTTTCGCTGGTGCCGCTCTTGATGGCGATCGGCGGCAGCGACCGGCGTGGCTTCTGGCGATCGGCCCTGCATATCATCCGCAGCATCGTGCTGCATCCCTTCATCATCGCGACGGTGCTCGGCGTGGCCTCGGCTGCCGTGCATTTCGAGCCGCCGGTGGCGCTCGACCGGTTGATGCAGTTTCTGCAAAATGCGTCCGCGCCCTGTGCTTTGTTTGTGCTCGGTGTCACCGTGGCGCTGCGGCCGTTCCCGAAGCTGCACTGGGATGTTCCGGCCATCGTCCCGATCAAACTGATCCTGCATCCGTTGATCGTGTTTTTTGTGCTCGGCTGGTTCGGACCTTTCAGCGCGTCGTGGACCTATGCCGCTGTGCTGATGGCGGCATTGCCGCCGGCGCTCAACGTCTTCATTCTGGCGCGGCAGTATGATGTTTGGGTCGAGGAGGCGTCGGGTTCGGTGCTGATCGGCACGCTGGTATCGGTGGTGACGCTCACCGGCATGATGTGGATGATCAAGGCCGGTGTGCTTCCGGCGACCCCGTTCTAA